In Metopolophium dirhodum isolate CAU chromosome 7, ASM1992520v1, whole genome shotgun sequence, one genomic interval encodes:
- the LOC132948868 gene encoding zinc finger MYM-type protein 1-like, translating to MSKYLSGSAKRKMRIKKDEEIKKLRGSLNMFVVKNNLDNAVDKCAKNVIIKTNKNTDVESSGTCDDTEPDIFDNQVDNFSTNLISKINENTDLESSVTCDDTEPDIFDKPGENENNEVESSDTCDVTESGIFDKPGLDLTNDYPTDRGHFKEFDTVKSDLKRSILLHGPCKPTNIEFPYSPDGKGILRRFSAQFYHKTTNTGLCIPRIWLCYSVILDCAYCEVCWLFADRQNRNFKINWILGINDWHHIGEKIGAHEISQQHIQATEVRVRWLKNETIDKHMEDKIIKEASFWRNVLIRLVKIILFLTAGNTALRGNENSKTKINNTEGNFIRTVRLMADFDPVLNNLLNNENNKIKYLSWKIQNELIHLLSSEVLNILANEVKRSKYYSIIVDSTQDITKIDQLSVILRYVVLNYETKSFEVKESFFGFFELENHGSKDYENLIYDVLKKYNLDIQNCRGQGYDGAAVMSGAYSGVQQRISSTVSNAHYVHCCAHNLNLVICDAAKSTQVATNFFTTLQTIFNFFSSSCPRWASLAFGDDTAKTIRLKVLKKVCPTRWEARHSSVSALKQRYIEVIKSLTYMSLSSSKVDEKHMAISIKKKIESFEFLLMLCLWERVLRPLHGISKLLQKQDIDLQKALDRLTDAYTCMQQLRNDYCSVVENASNLAIKWGIPTDDKVVRQKKARLFFDEVDGDRRMNITQDNFKIKVFLPVVDTIICQLKDRFKGLHNVCSIFNFLKPQTLLGPDEITIKGSYDFIQMYQSDISSDLTSQLLSIKEIIKNKNLNSIQALASFILENDFATSYSDVLGACIIYLTLPVTVATAERSFSKLKIIKSYLRNSTGQERLSNISVLNIEQRRTKEIDMDKILTNFSNMKARKMKFD from the exons ATGTCAAAATATCTCAGTGGTTCAGCAAAAAGGAAAATGAGAATAAAAAAAGATGAAGAAATAAAGAAGTTGAGAGGTTCATTAAATATGTTTGTagtaaaaaacaatttggaTAATGCTG ttgacaAGTGtgccaaaaatgtaattattaaaacaaataaaaatactgatgtgGAATCGTCTGGGACTTGTGATGATACTGAGCCAGACATATTTGATAATCAAG TCGATAACTTTTCCACCaacttaattagtaaaataaatgaaaatactgaTTTGGAATCGTCTGTGACTTGTGATGATACTGAGCCAGACATATTTGATAAACCAG gtgaaaatgaaaataatgaagtaGAATCGTCTGACACTTGTGATGTTACTGAGTCAGGCATATTTGATAAACCag gttTAGATTTAACAAATGATTATCCAACTGACCGTGGACATTTTAAAGAGTTTGATACTGTAAAATCTGATTTGAAGAGAAGTATTTTATTGCATGGACCATGTAAACCAACCAACATAGAATTTCCCTATAGCCCTGATGGAAAAGGCATCCTTAGACGTTTTTCAGCACAGTTTTATCACAAAACTACAAATACAGGACTATGTATACCCAGAATATGGTTATGCTATTCAGTCATTTTAGATTGTGCATACTGTGAAGTATGTTGGCTTTTCGCTGATAGgcaaaatagaaattttaaaataaattggataTTAGGAATTAATGATTGGCACCATATTGGAGAAAAAATTGGAGCACATGAAATTTCTCAACAACATATTCAAGCCACTGAAGTCCGAGTACGCTGGTTAAAAAACGAAACTATAGACAAACATATggaagataaaattattaaagaagcTAGTTTTTGGAGAAATGTTTTAATTAGAttagtcaaaattattttatttttaactgcgGGGAATACTGCTCTCCGAGGAAACGAAaacagtaaaactaaaataaataatacagaaGGAAACTTTATCAGGACTGTAAGGCTAATGGCAGATTTTGATCctgttttaaataatctattgaataatgaaaataataaaataaaatacctgagttggaaaattcaaaatgaattaattcatttattatcctcagaagtattaaatatattagcaAACGAAGTAAAAAgatctaaatattattcaataatagtagATTCGACACAAGATATAACAAAAATTGATCAATTGAGTGTTATACTGCGTTATGTTGTTTTAAACTAtgaaacaaaatcatttgaaGTAAAAGAATCTTTTTTTGGGTTTTTTGAATTAGAGAACCATGGCTCAAAGGATTATGAAAATCTTATTTATGATGTGTTGAAAAAGTACAATTTAGACATCCAAAATTGTCGTGGCCAGGGTTATGATGGTGCAGCAGTAATGAGTGGAGCTTATTCAGGAGTGCAACAAAGAATATCTTCTACCGTGTCGAATGCACATTATGTACATTGCTGCGCACATAACCTTAACTTGGTGATTTGTGATGCAGCCAAATCGACGCAAGTTGCAACTAActtttttacaacattacaaactatattcaatttttttagttctagTTGTCCTAGATGGGCATCACTTGCATTTGGTGATGACACTGCCAAAACAATTAgacttaaagtattaaaaaaagtttgtccTACTCGCTGGGAGGCTAGGCATTCATCAGTATCAGCATTAAAACAAAGGTATATAGaagttataaaatcattaacatATATGAGTTTATCAAGTAGTAAAGTAGATGAAAAACATATggcaatttcaattaaaaaaaaaatagaatcttttgaatttttacttatGTTATGTTTGTGGGAACGAGTATTGCGTCCTTTGCATGGTATCTCTAAACTTTTGCAGAAGCAAGACATTGACCTCCAGAAAGCATTAGATAGATTGACTGATGCCTATACTTGTATGCAGCAACTAAGGAATGACTATTGTAGTGTAGTTGAAAATGCAAGCAACCTGGCAATTAAATGGGGTATTCCAACTGATGACAAAGTGGTTCGCCAAAAAAAAGCAAGGTTGTTTTTTGATGAAGTAGATGGTGACAGACGAATGAATATCACacaagataattttaaaataaaagtatttttaccaGTTGTtgacacaataatatgtcaacTTAAAGATCGATTTAAAGGTTTACATAACGTTtgtagtattttcaattttttgaaaccTCAAACACTTTTAGGACCAGATGAAATTACTATTAAAGGATCATATGACTTTATTCAAATGTATCAATCAGATATAAGTTCTGATTTAACAAGTCAACTGCTATCAatcaaagaaattataaaaaataaaaatttgaatagtatCCAAGCACTGGCCTCATTTATTCTCGAAAACGACTTTGCTACAAGTTACTCTGATGTATTAGGagcatgtataatttatttgacattGCCAGTAACGGTTGCAACAGCAGAAAGGtctttttcaaaacttaaaataataaaaagctaTTTAAGGAATTCAACTGGACAAGAACGACTGTccaatatttcagttttaaatatcGAACAGCGTCGTACAAAAGAAATTGATATggacaaaatattaacaaatttttcaaatatgaaagcaagaaaaatgaaatttgattaa